The following proteins come from a genomic window of Anaerobutyricum hallii:
- a CDS encoding response regulator transcription factor, translating to MILRLLIVEDEKKLCDTIAKTLYQAGYEVDTCYDGDEALDYILAENYDLIVLDLNLPGTDGMDILKELRKENEETKVLILSARSQIVDKVEGLDAGANDYMEKPFHLQELEARIRSLTRRKFIQKDICLHCGEIKFDTKKREAYAKETLVSLTRKENGILEYLLLNQGRPVSQEELIEHVWDASVDSFSGSIRVHMSSLRKKFKVVLGYDPIVNKIGEGYKLVEAVS from the coding sequence ATTATTTTGAGATTATTAATTGTTGAGGATGAAAAGAAATTATGTGATACCATCGCAAAAACTCTGTACCAGGCAGGTTATGAAGTAGATACCTGCTATGATGGTGATGAGGCACTTGATTATATTTTGGCAGAGAACTATGATCTAATCGTGCTTGATCTTAATCTGCCCGGCACAGATGGTATGGATATTCTAAAAGAACTCCGAAAGGAAAACGAAGAAACAAAGGTTCTCATTTTATCTGCAAGAAGCCAGATTGTGGATAAGGTTGAAGGCTTAGATGCCGGGGCTAATGATTATATGGAAAAACCTTTTCATTTGCAGGAATTAGAAGCCCGTATCCGAAGTCTGACAAGACGTAAATTTATACAAAAAGACATTTGTCTGCATTGTGGAGAGATCAAGTTTGATACGAAAAAACGGGAAGCATATGCGAAAGAGACGCTTGTATCTTTAACCAGAAAAGAAAATGGGATTTTAGAATATTTACTTCTTAATCAAGGCAGACCTGTCAGCCAGGAAGAACTTATTGAACATGTCTGGGATGCATCTGTAGACAGTTTTAGTGGATCTATCCGGGTACATATGTCTTCTCTTAGAAAAAAGTTTAAAGTTGTGCTTGGTTATGACCCCATCGTAAACAAAATAGGGGAAGGTTATAAGCTCGTGGAGGCTGTATCATGA